The Muricauda sp. SCSIO 65647 genome includes a region encoding these proteins:
- a CDS encoding Gfo/Idh/MocA family protein, with product MKRREFVKGSLATSAILYASSALGFERIKSANETINIGIVGTGDRGAGLIPIINEIPNLRVVACCDIIPFRLEEGLAKVDGQIKGYDDYRKLLDDQNVDAVLVATPFNTHSQIAIDALDAGKHVYCEKTLAKGYEGIEQLVKKASGTDKIFQTGHQYHSSRLYTHIIDQIKEGKIGKISAVECQWNRNGSWRRPVPDPKWERLINWRMYREYSGGLLAELCSHQLDFTNWALETVPEKVMGIGGIDYWKDGRETYDNIHLIYSYPDGIKATFTCLTSNAMGDYKIKVLGDKGSYVLDYVKAWYYPEGRYEKELGEVDGVSGATVNWDHGKGIPVEIDHADPSKQALIDFKESIVNDQRPISDIHSGAKTALCVQMGLDAMYNGETIEWASTVLSE from the coding sequence ATGAAGCGAAGAGAATTTGTAAAGGGAAGTTTGGCAACCTCGGCAATATTATATGCATCCTCGGCTTTGGGGTTTGAACGAATCAAAAGTGCCAATGAGACCATCAATATCGGAATCGTGGGCACGGGAGACCGCGGTGCCGGGTTGATTCCCATCATCAACGAGATTCCAAATTTGAGGGTGGTGGCCTGTTGCGATATCATTCCCTTTCGACTCGAAGAAGGTCTGGCAAAAGTTGACGGCCAGATAAAAGGATATGACGATTACAGAAAGCTGCTAGATGACCAGAATGTGGACGCTGTTCTAGTGGCCACTCCTTTCAATACCCATTCACAAATAGCCATTGACGCTTTAGATGCGGGCAAGCATGTTTATTGTGAAAAAACCTTGGCAAAAGGCTATGAAGGCATTGAACAATTGGTCAAAAAAGCCTCGGGTACTGACAAAATCTTTCAAACAGGCCATCAATACCATAGTTCTCGACTATACACCCATATAATAGATCAGATCAAAGAGGGAAAGATCGGGAAGATTTCTGCCGTTGAATGCCAGTGGAACCGAAATGGCAGTTGGCGCCGCCCTGTGCCAGACCCTAAATGGGAGCGGCTCATCAATTGGCGTATGTACCGTGAATACTCGGGCGGACTATTGGCCGAACTTTGTTCGCACCAACTTGATTTTACGAATTGGGCGCTAGAGACCGTTCCTGAAAAAGTGATGGGCATTGGCGGTATCGATTATTGGAAAGATGGCCGTGAAACCTACGACAACATTCACTTGATATATAGCTATCCCGATGGAATAAAGGCCACGTTTACCTGTCTTACGAGCAATGCCATGGGCGATTATAAAATCAAGGTATTGGGTGATAAGGGAAGTTATGTGCTTGACTATGTCAAGGCATGGTACTACCCTGAAGGGCGATATGAAAAAGAACTGGGTGAAGTCGATGGGGTTTCTGGGGCTACCGTGAATTGGGACCATGGCAAAGGTATTCCCGTTGAGATTGACCATGCCGATCCCAGCAAACAGGCCCTGATCGATTTTAAGGAAAGCATTGTCAACGATCAGCGGCCCATTTCCGATATACATAGTGGGGCCAAAACAGCTCTTTGTGTACAGATGGGACTCGATGCCATGTACAATGGCGAGACAATTGAATGGGCCTCAACGGTTCTTTCAGAATAA
- the gap gene encoding type I glyceraldehyde-3-phosphate dehydrogenase has translation MRIAINGMGRIGRAALKVINETPGLQVVAVNDIVSIENTAYLLKYDTVYGIYEKEVSHEEDALVVDGQRIQYTSVRNPEDLPWKELNVELVIESTGVFTKGEDAERHLKAGAKTVVISAPTKSTDTPTVVHGVNSQDGNVSVFSCASCTTNNISPVVEILGRRVGIKKAIMTTVHAYTASQGIVDAPSKKNFRMGRAGAQNLIPTTTGAAIATTKALPEYSGKFDGVAIRVPVPVGSISDMTFVMEKEVTPAEINQILTEEAETDRYAKVLAVTDEPIVSSDIIKSPYASTVDLGMTRVVDGDLLKVMTWYDNEWGFTNQMIRQILEIRG, from the coding sequence ATGCGAATAGCGATCAATGGAATGGGCCGAATAGGAAGAGCGGCCTTAAAAGTGATAAATGAGACCCCAGGCTTACAAGTTGTGGCGGTAAACGATATTGTTTCCATAGAGAACACGGCATACCTCTTAAAATATGACACGGTTTATGGAATTTACGAGAAAGAAGTTTCCCATGAAGAAGATGCACTTGTTGTTGATGGGCAACGAATTCAATATACCTCGGTACGTAACCCAGAAGATTTGCCTTGGAAAGAATTGAATGTAGAGCTTGTTATCGAAAGTACCGGGGTGTTCACCAAGGGTGAGGATGCCGAACGGCACTTAAAAGCGGGTGCAAAGACGGTTGTGATCTCTGCGCCTACCAAAAGTACAGATACCCCTACGGTGGTTCATGGGGTGAATTCGCAAGATGGTAATGTAAGTGTTTTTTCCTGTGCTAGCTGTACCACCAACAACATTAGCCCTGTTGTGGAAATCTTGGGTCGTAGGGTAGGGATCAAAAAGGCGATAATGACCACGGTGCATGCCTACACGGCCTCACAGGGCATCGTGGATGCGCCGTCTAAAAAGAACTTCAGAATGGGTAGGGCAGGGGCACAGAATTTGATTCCCACAACAACAGGCGCTGCCATTGCCACTACCAAGGCACTACCCGAATATTCAGGTAAGTTTGATGGCGTGGCCATTCGCGTACCCGTACCCGTAGGGTCCATTTCCGATATGACCTTTGTAATGGAAAAAGAAGTGACACCGGCGGAAATCAATCAAATTTTGACGGAAGAAGCCGAAACCGATCGTTATGCCAAGGTATTGGCAGTGACTGATGAACCTATTGTGTCTTCCGATATTATTAAAAGCCCTTATGCCTCAACTGTCGATTTGGGCATGACCCGGGTCGTCGATGGCGATTTGCTTAAGGTAATGACTTGGTACGATAATGAGTGGGGGTTTACCAATCAAATGATACGACAGATTTTGGAGATAAGGGGATAA